One stretch of Roseimicrobium sp. ORNL1 DNA includes these proteins:
- a CDS encoding DUF1501 domain-containing protein, which yields MNFDFESYDRGLKRRAFLHQSAYGLGGIAFASLLNRADAAASANDRWSGVIKKPHAPVRARRVIHLCMAGGPSHLETFDWKPKLKELDGKAFPESFTKGQQLAQLQGAELKARGAFCNFSKYGQTGNEISDLFPHMAGIADELCIVRSMQTEQINHDTAHAFMNTGSIIKGRPSMGSWLLYGLGCETEELPGFVVLTSAGKTGQQPISARQWSSGILPSKFQGILFNSKGDAVHYLGSPDGVCQSTQRQVVEEVKRLNGMLAEERIDPEIQTRIAQYEMAFKMQSSVPELTDMKSEPQQILDMYGVKQPGDGTFASNCLLARRMAERGVRMIQLYHRAWDHHGGIVDGMKSAAADVDQATAALIKDLKQRGLLDDTLILWGGEFGRTPMGQGTGRDHHILAFSVAMAGGGVKPGTYGATDELGYRAVDDVVHVHDLHSTMLRLMGVDDKRLTVKFQGLDVRLTGIAGHVVKGIMA from the coding sequence ATGAACTTTGACTTCGAAAGCTACGACCGTGGACTGAAGCGCCGGGCGTTTCTGCACCAGTCCGCGTATGGGCTGGGCGGGATTGCCTTTGCCTCGCTGCTGAATCGCGCTGATGCGGCGGCCAGCGCCAATGACCGCTGGAGTGGCGTGATCAAGAAACCGCATGCACCGGTGCGTGCGCGGCGTGTGATCCATCTCTGCATGGCCGGCGGTCCCTCGCACCTGGAGACTTTTGACTGGAAACCCAAGCTGAAAGAGCTGGATGGCAAGGCGTTCCCCGAGTCCTTCACGAAGGGTCAGCAGCTTGCGCAGCTTCAGGGTGCTGAGCTGAAGGCACGTGGTGCTTTCTGCAATTTCTCCAAATATGGCCAGACGGGCAATGAGATCTCCGATCTCTTCCCTCACATGGCGGGCATTGCTGATGAACTGTGCATCGTGCGGTCCATGCAGACGGAGCAGATCAATCATGACACGGCGCATGCCTTCATGAATACGGGCTCGATCATCAAGGGGCGGCCCAGCATGGGCTCGTGGCTGCTGTATGGGCTCGGGTGCGAGACAGAAGAACTGCCCGGCTTCGTGGTACTCACGTCCGCAGGCAAGACGGGTCAGCAGCCGATATCCGCGCGTCAGTGGTCCAGCGGCATCCTGCCCAGCAAGTTCCAGGGCATTCTCTTCAACTCCAAGGGTGATGCGGTGCACTACCTCGGCAGTCCCGATGGCGTGTGCCAGAGCACGCAGCGGCAGGTAGTGGAAGAGGTAAAGCGCCTCAATGGTATGCTCGCGGAAGAGCGCATCGATCCGGAAATCCAGACGCGCATCGCGCAGTATGAGATGGCTTTCAAGATGCAGAGCTCCGTGCCGGAACTGACGGACATGAAGAGCGAGCCGCAGCAGATCCTGGACATGTATGGGGTGAAGCAGCCGGGTGACGGTACCTTCGCCAGCAACTGCCTCCTGGCCCGTCGCATGGCGGAGCGCGGCGTGCGCATGATCCAGCTCTACCATCGCGCCTGGGACCACCACGGTGGCATCGTGGATGGGATGAAGTCTGCGGCGGCAGATGTGGATCAGGCGACCGCTGCGCTCATCAAGGACCTGAAGCAGCGTGGTCTTTTGGATGACACACTCATTCTGTGGGGTGGGGAATTTGGTCGCACGCCAATGGGGCAGGGTACTGGTCGCGACCATCACATCCTGGCCTTCAGCGTGGCCATGGCCGGTGGTGGTGTAAAGCCGGGCACCTATGGCGCTACGGATGAACTGGGCTACCGCGCGGTGGATGACGTGGTGCACGTGCATGATCTGCACTCCACGATGTTGCGGCTCATGGGGGTCGATGACAAGCGGCTCACGGTGAAATTCCAGGGGCTGGATGTGCGGCTCACCGGCATTGCCGGGCATGTGGTGAAAGGGATCATGGCGTAG
- a CDS encoding DUF1549 domain-containing protein codes for MRSSFYVLLFLLAPVASLRAAIDFSHQIVPVLREHCADCHLGDKKKGGFSMNTRADLLAGSENGEVLTLGKAEGHLLIEVLTTKDKDAQMPPKGPRVPAEKIALLREWIAEGAPWEEGFTFGKSAYEPPLKPRHPTLPPVVDGYENPIDRILEKYLVDHKVSRPKPLDDAAFIRRLTMDLVGVLPTPAEVDTFLKDQSADKRARLIKSTLERRVDYAEHWLTFWNDLLRNDYVGTGYIDGGRKPITNWLYQALVTNKPYDQFARELLSPTPESEGFIYGIKWRGGVNASQVREVQFSQSISQVFLGINMKCASCHDSFIDRWKLDEAYGLAAIYSEQPLEINRCDKPTGRMAQAAWIFPELGSVDAKAPQPERLKQLAGLMTHPDNGRFTRTIVNRLWHRLMGRGIVHPVDAMGTEPWSADLLDYLASHLVDQEYDLKATLALIAGSQAYQSECATAAEANDSGPYVYRGPIAKRLTAEQFVDAVWQMTGTSPAAAHKSVVRGQPVEGEKLSGKWIWAQASANAKAGEKLTFRKAIDVKEVPVSASAAISVDNGYEIFLNGASVGKDGDLNTAEVVSLASLKPGRNYVLVVATNAGNAPNMAGVYFEARLTFADGRKQTIASDGSWEWSRAVPDAKGKFAKPPTDWQPARVVGAQETWDGFSKGITQALGRASAKMPDRVRASVVQSDLLQRALGRPNREQIVTVRPENLTTLEAIDLANGSILAGLLKRGAVTLLKEQRSDTKGVIRVVFRKALSREPTDGEVAVLTEITGRQPTQQSVEDLLWAVLLLPEFQFVR; via the coding sequence ATGCGTTCTTCCTTTTACGTCCTTCTCTTCCTTCTTGCCCCGGTGGCATCGCTTCGCGCCGCCATTGATTTCTCCCACCAGATCGTGCCCGTGTTGCGTGAGCATTGCGCGGACTGCCACTTGGGTGACAAGAAGAAGGGTGGCTTCTCCATGAACACGCGGGCGGATCTGCTCGCGGGCTCGGAGAATGGCGAGGTGCTTACCCTTGGAAAAGCAGAAGGGCATCTGCTCATTGAAGTGCTCACCACGAAGGATAAGGACGCCCAGATGCCTCCCAAGGGACCGCGCGTGCCGGCGGAGAAGATTGCCCTGCTGCGCGAGTGGATTGCTGAAGGGGCTCCGTGGGAAGAAGGGTTCACCTTTGGGAAATCAGCGTACGAGCCGCCGCTGAAGCCCCGCCATCCCACGCTGCCACCGGTGGTGGATGGTTACGAGAATCCCATCGATCGCATTCTCGAGAAGTACCTCGTGGATCACAAGGTCTCGCGGCCGAAGCCACTCGATGACGCGGCTTTCATCCGCCGACTGACGATGGATCTGGTGGGTGTGTTACCGACGCCGGCCGAGGTGGATACATTTCTCAAGGACCAGAGCGCGGATAAACGTGCGCGTCTCATCAAGAGCACCCTTGAGCGGCGGGTGGATTACGCGGAGCACTGGCTCACCTTCTGGAATGACCTGCTGCGCAATGATTACGTGGGCACCGGGTACATCGATGGAGGACGCAAGCCCATCACGAACTGGCTCTACCAGGCCTTGGTGACGAACAAGCCGTATGATCAATTCGCCCGTGAGCTGCTCTCACCCACGCCGGAGTCGGAAGGCTTCATCTATGGCATCAAATGGCGCGGTGGGGTGAATGCCAGCCAGGTGCGGGAGGTGCAGTTTTCCCAGAGCATTTCGCAGGTGTTCCTCGGCATCAACATGAAGTGTGCTTCGTGTCATGACAGCTTCATTGACCGATGGAAACTCGACGAAGCCTACGGCCTCGCGGCGATTTATTCGGAACAGCCGCTGGAGATTAATCGTTGCGACAAGCCTACGGGCCGCATGGCGCAGGCGGCGTGGATCTTTCCTGAGCTCGGCAGCGTGGATGCGAAGGCGCCGCAACCGGAGCGTTTGAAACAGCTCGCCGGACTCATGACACATCCGGACAATGGACGCTTCACGCGTACCATTGTGAACCGTCTGTGGCATCGTCTCATGGGCCGCGGCATTGTGCATCCCGTGGATGCGATGGGTACCGAACCGTGGTCCGCAGATCTGCTGGACTACCTGGCGAGTCATCTGGTGGATCAGGAGTATGATTTGAAAGCTACGCTCGCGCTCATCGCGGGGTCACAGGCTTATCAATCCGAGTGTGCCACTGCCGCTGAGGCCAATGACAGCGGTCCTTATGTGTATCGTGGTCCCATTGCGAAGCGTCTCACGGCAGAGCAGTTCGTGGATGCGGTGTGGCAGATGACCGGGACCTCGCCCGCGGCAGCGCACAAGTCCGTGGTGCGTGGACAGCCGGTGGAGGGCGAAAAGCTCTCAGGGAAATGGATCTGGGCGCAAGCTTCCGCCAATGCGAAAGCAGGAGAGAAGCTGACTTTCCGCAAGGCGATTGACGTGAAGGAAGTGCCTGTGAGTGCGAGCGCGGCCATCTCAGTGGACAATGGCTACGAGATTTTCCTGAACGGCGCTTCAGTGGGGAAGGACGGCGATCTGAACACAGCCGAAGTGGTATCACTGGCCTCGTTGAAGCCTGGACGGAACTATGTGCTCGTGGTCGCGACGAATGCAGGCAATGCCCCCAACATGGCGGGCGTGTATTTTGAAGCCAGACTGACGTTTGCCGATGGAAGGAAGCAGACCATTGCCTCCGATGGATCTTGGGAGTGGTCGAGGGCCGTGCCCGACGCGAAGGGAAAATTTGCCAAGCCTCCGACCGACTGGCAACCTGCGCGTGTGGTGGGAGCGCAGGAAACGTGGGATGGATTTTCCAAGGGTATCACTCAGGCGCTGGGCCGTGCTTCCGCGAAGATGCCGGACCGTGTGCGGGCCTCCGTAGTGCAGAGTGACCTGCTGCAGCGCGCTCTGGGCCGGCCGAATCGCGAGCAGATCGTCACCGTGCGTCCTGAGAATCTCACTACGCTGGAGGCCATCGATCTTGCAAATGGCAGCATCCTCGCGGGACTGTTGAAGCGTGGTGCTGTGACGTTGTTGAAGGAGCAGCGGAGCGATACCAAGGGGGTGATCCGGGTGGTGTTTCGCAAGGCACTTTCGAGAGAGCCTACGGACGGTGAAGTCGCTGTTTTGACAGAAATCACTGGGAGACAGCCGACGCAGCAGAGTGTGGAGGACCTGCTCTGGGCGGTGCTCCTCCTTCCGGAGTTTCAGTTTGTGCGGTAA
- a CDS encoding DUF1501 domain-containing protein — MHPSEFYPEAEGHLLTHCGKKETRRAFLKALSASSLAALMANEPRLLGATTPGTKLVHPTAKADCCILIWMAGGMAAPEMWDPKRYLPFEVGLPVEKILSTFPAIPTTVDGLKISQGLEQCASVMDRATLIRSHVQPDLGNILHSRHQYHWHTGYVPPQTVAAPHIGAWMAKVLGPRNQVIPPFINIGQRLEGVGEQEELKAFTTGGFFGAEFGPFNLPYPEEAARSVKPPEGMEPGRFANRYKAYRKLIDQSPQRDFMSDYQQESMLRSMDSAQRLLSSKDKDAFDISLESKETIASYGDGRFGRGCLLARRLAESGARYIEVTTEYVPFLHWDTHENGHETVKRLKGEVDRPIAQLVRDLEMRGMLDRTLVIVASEFSRDMMIEGVPGSEARDQSRAKTDKLQEMKHYGLHRHFTGGTSVVMFGGGTKKGYVHGATADERPLVAVKDPVSIMDLHATIFTAMGINPKTAYDVEKRPFYATEDGHGKPVMGVFA, encoded by the coding sequence ATGCATCCCTCGGAATTTTATCCAGAAGCTGAAGGCCACCTTCTCACCCACTGCGGGAAGAAGGAAACGCGTCGCGCCTTCCTTAAAGCGTTGAGTGCCTCCAGCCTTGCGGCGCTCATGGCGAATGAGCCTCGTCTGCTCGGTGCGACCACTCCGGGCACGAAGCTGGTGCATCCCACGGCCAAGGCGGACTGCTGCATCCTGATTTGGATGGCAGGTGGCATGGCGGCGCCGGAGATGTGGGACCCGAAGCGGTACCTGCCGTTTGAGGTTGGATTGCCAGTGGAGAAAATTTTGAGCACGTTCCCTGCGATTCCCACCACGGTGGATGGCCTGAAAATCAGTCAAGGGTTGGAGCAATGCGCGAGCGTCATGGACCGCGCCACGCTCATCCGCTCGCATGTGCAGCCGGATCTGGGAAACATTCTGCACTCGAGGCATCAGTATCACTGGCACACGGGTTACGTGCCGCCACAGACAGTGGCCGCGCCGCACATCGGCGCGTGGATGGCGAAGGTGCTTGGACCGCGTAATCAGGTCATTCCGCCCTTCATTAACATTGGTCAACGCCTCGAGGGGGTGGGGGAACAGGAGGAACTGAAGGCCTTCACCACGGGTGGATTCTTCGGCGCGGAGTTTGGTCCGTTCAATCTGCCGTACCCAGAAGAGGCGGCGCGCTCGGTGAAGCCGCCAGAGGGCATGGAGCCGGGGCGTTTTGCGAATCGTTACAAGGCTTACCGCAAGCTCATTGATCAAAGTCCGCAGCGCGACTTCATGAGCGACTATCAGCAAGAGTCGATGCTGCGTAGCATGGACAGCGCCCAGCGGCTGCTGAGTTCCAAAGACAAAGATGCGTTTGACATTTCTCTGGAGAGCAAGGAGACGATTGCCTCCTATGGTGACGGCCGCTTTGGCCGTGGCTGCCTGCTGGCTCGTCGTCTCGCGGAGTCAGGCGCACGCTACATTGAGGTGACCACGGAGTACGTGCCCTTCCTTCACTGGGATACCCATGAGAATGGCCACGAAACGGTGAAGCGTCTCAAGGGCGAAGTGGATCGGCCCATTGCGCAACTCGTGAGGGATCTGGAAATGCGCGGCATGCTGGACCGCACGCTCGTGATCGTGGCCAGTGAGTTCAGCCGTGACATGATGATTGAAGGCGTGCCCGGTTCCGAGGCCAGGGACCAGAGCCGCGCGAAGACGGACAAGCTCCAGGAGATGAAACACTATGGGCTGCATCGCCACTTCACCGGTGGCACGTCGGTGGTGATGTTTGGTGGTGGCACCAAGAAGGGCTATGTCCACGGGGCCACTGCGGATGAGCGTCCGCTGGTGGCCGTGAAGGACCCTGTGAGCATCATGGACCTGCACGCCACGATTTTCACGGCGATGGGAATCAATCCGAAGACCGCGTATGATGTGGAGAAGCGCCCCTTTTACGCCACGGAGGATGGCCATGGGAAGCCGGTGATGGGTGTGTTTGCGTGA
- a CDS encoding sulfatase — MALSFALFASSAAVIHAADRVTTPNVVLIFCDDLGYADIGPFGAKGYTTPNLDRLAKEGVRFTNFHVSQAVCSASRAALMTGCYNNRIGIHGALGPSAQVGISKDEMTMAELFKQKGYATGMAGKWHLGDAQQFLPVHHGFDEYYGLPYSNDMWPNHPEMKANIAKAEANAKKANAKKAEEPKKRKGFPPLPMIEGDKIVDPEVTPEDQEQLTTQYTERAVKFIEKNKDKPFFYYLAHSMPHVPLYVSSKFKGKSERGIFGDVIMEIDWSVGEVMKALEKAGIEKDTILIFTSDNGPWLSYGTHAGSAGSLKEGKGTSWEGGIRVPFIARWPGKIPADSECREPAMTIDLFPTIAKTISASLPEHKIDGLDIMEMLQNPRDAKCPHPFYFTYYANNQLQAVMGGQWKLVLPHTYRTLGGRPGGDGGKPAPYTNAQAELALYDLYNDASETMNVADKHPDVVARLQGYAESAREDLGDSLHKRAGTGGREPGRRAPQKVQGKAEAAGK; from the coding sequence TTGGCCCTGTCATTCGCTCTGTTCGCATCGAGCGCAGCGGTCATTCACGCCGCTGACCGCGTCACGACTCCGAACGTCGTGCTCATCTTCTGCGATGACCTGGGCTATGCGGATATTGGTCCTTTCGGAGCGAAGGGGTACACCACTCCCAACCTCGATCGCCTCGCCAAGGAAGGGGTGCGCTTCACGAATTTCCACGTCAGTCAGGCCGTGTGCTCCGCGTCCCGTGCGGCGCTCATGACGGGTTGCTACAACAACCGCATTGGTATTCACGGTGCACTCGGGCCTAGCGCGCAGGTGGGCATCAGCAAGGATGAGATGACCATGGCGGAACTCTTCAAGCAGAAGGGATATGCCACCGGGATGGCGGGCAAGTGGCACCTGGGTGATGCCCAGCAGTTCCTGCCGGTGCATCATGGCTTCGATGAATATTACGGCCTGCCGTACTCGAATGACATGTGGCCGAATCATCCTGAGATGAAGGCAAACATCGCGAAGGCGGAGGCGAACGCAAAGAAGGCCAATGCCAAGAAGGCCGAAGAGCCGAAGAAGCGCAAGGGCTTCCCGCCACTCCCTATGATTGAAGGGGACAAGATTGTCGACCCCGAGGTGACCCCGGAGGACCAGGAGCAACTCACCACGCAATACACAGAACGCGCCGTGAAATTCATCGAGAAGAACAAGGACAAGCCCTTCTTCTACTACCTTGCGCACTCCATGCCGCACGTGCCGCTGTATGTGAGCAGCAAGTTCAAGGGCAAGTCTGAGCGCGGCATCTTCGGCGATGTCATCATGGAGATCGACTGGTCAGTGGGTGAGGTGATGAAGGCTCTCGAAAAGGCGGGTATTGAGAAGGACACCATCCTGATCTTCACGAGCGATAATGGGCCGTGGCTTTCCTACGGCACGCATGCTGGATCTGCGGGTTCGCTGAAGGAAGGCAAAGGCACCTCGTGGGAGGGCGGCATTCGTGTCCCTTTCATTGCTCGCTGGCCCGGCAAGATTCCGGCAGACTCCGAGTGCCGTGAGCCGGCCATGACAATCGACCTTTTTCCGACCATCGCGAAGACGATCAGTGCCTCGCTGCCGGAGCATAAGATTGATGGCCTGGACATCATGGAGATGCTGCAGAATCCGCGTGATGCGAAGTGCCCGCACCCCTTCTACTTCACGTACTACGCCAACAACCAGCTTCAGGCGGTGATGGGCGGGCAGTGGAAACTGGTGCTGCCGCACACCTACCGCACTCTGGGTGGCAGACCGGGCGGCGATGGTGGCAAGCCGGCGCCCTATACGAATGCCCAGGCGGAGCTCGCCCTGTACGACCTCTACAACGATGCCAGCGAAACCATGAATGTGGCGGACAAGCACCCTGACGTGGTGGCCCGGCTGCAGGGATATGCGGAGAGTGCTCGGGAGGACCTTGGCGATTCCCTGCACAAGAGGGCTGGCACGGGGGGCCGTGAACCGGGACGGCGGGCGCCGCAGAAGGTGCAGGGAAAAGCGGAGGCTGCAGGAAAGTAG
- a CDS encoding DUF1553 domain-containing protein, producing MSFVSLAVAGAGNVCAATPAKVQFNRDVRPILSDKCFHCHGFDSKKREAGLRLDVREDAIKDKAITPGDPLKSEALVRILSADPDEHMPPPKSKLGSLTPAEVEILKKWIEQGAEYEAHWAFIPIRKPEIGTRGDGSASPIDDIVGNGLAERGLKFQKDASPETLIRRVSFDLTGLPPSPAEVTAFKTAYAAEPGKAYASLVDRLLASPQYGERMAVDWLDVSRYSDSYGFQVDRERDVWMWRDWVISAFNRNLPFDQFATWQIAGDLLPNATDEQVLATAFNRLHQQESEGGSVEEEYRVEYVADRVQTFATAFLGLTFECARCHDHKFDPISVKDYYGLFSLFQNVDEAGLYSFFTSSAPTPALSLVDKAGKKQLGELKARVDALEKKTASIRESRRNAFEAWLKTEAAQHASSAVPDELGRYRFEVLAEGNTLANDLKADQPAKLKGENKLAPGHEGQALLFTGDDAVNLPFGNFKREEPFSVSLWMQTPDEKDRAVVFHRSRAWTDAASRGYELLIEEGKLKWSLIHFWPGNAISIRARGALPVKQWVHVTVSYDGSSRADGLKLYVNGKPAAVDVIRDDLTREITGGGGDNITLAERFRDRGFKGGMVDDFRVFNREVGAKEAEHLHSDKAEASLTDRELLQERYFATVDEEWKKHLEALKVARAALYQAQDAPREIMVMRELPQPKTAYVLFRGEYNQRRDVAPPSTPSAVAPFSKQAPKNRLDLAKWLTSAENPLFARVIVNRMWQGLFGRGLVKTSEDFGSQGERPLYPELLDWLAWRFRNSGWDVKDLMRTVVMSRTYRQDSFGGVQVMTDDPENTWLARGPRFRLPAEMIRDNALAASGLLKPKAGGPPVRPYEMTEAFKPTKADAGDDAYRRSLYTAWRRTSPPPAMVAFDAPRRAVCIAKRERTDSPLQALILLNGTQYVEAARVLGEKLHRDAKGGVKQMITQGFLACLSREPDAKELDILQQLHAEQLAHFRQHPTEADALLKQGNAKRDEAIPAPEAAAATVLAQTLMNHDACVVKR from the coding sequence GTGTCATTCGTCAGCCTTGCTGTTGCTGGCGCTGGGAACGTTTGCGCTGCCACGCCGGCGAAAGTGCAGTTCAATCGCGATGTCCGGCCCATCCTTTCGGACAAGTGCTTTCATTGCCATGGGTTCGACAGCAAGAAGCGCGAGGCCGGACTGCGACTGGATGTCCGGGAGGATGCCATCAAGGACAAGGCCATCACGCCGGGTGATCCGTTGAAGAGCGAGGCACTGGTGCGCATTTTGAGCGCGGATCCGGACGAGCACATGCCGCCACCGAAATCCAAGCTCGGCAGCCTCACGCCTGCGGAGGTGGAGATTCTGAAAAAGTGGATTGAGCAGGGCGCGGAATACGAGGCGCATTGGGCCTTCATCCCTATCCGGAAGCCGGAGATCGGAACGCGGGGTGATGGAAGCGCTTCGCCGATTGACGACATTGTCGGGAACGGACTCGCGGAACGTGGACTGAAGTTTCAGAAGGACGCCTCGCCGGAGACTTTGATTCGGCGGGTGAGTTTTGACCTCACCGGTCTGCCGCCGTCTCCCGCAGAGGTCACAGCATTCAAGACAGCCTATGCTGCGGAACCTGGGAAGGCGTATGCCTCACTGGTGGATCGCTTGCTCGCCTCACCGCAGTATGGGGAGCGCATGGCGGTGGATTGGCTGGATGTTTCCCGGTACTCCGACAGCTATGGCTTCCAGGTGGATCGTGAGCGGGATGTGTGGATGTGGCGCGACTGGGTGATCTCTGCCTTCAATCGGAACCTGCCCTTTGATCAGTTCGCGACATGGCAGATCGCTGGTGACCTCCTGCCGAATGCCACGGATGAGCAAGTCCTCGCCACGGCCTTCAACCGCTTGCATCAGCAGGAGAGCGAAGGTGGAAGTGTAGAGGAGGAGTATCGCGTGGAGTATGTGGCCGACCGCGTGCAGACCTTTGCGACGGCGTTCCTCGGTCTCACCTTCGAGTGTGCACGGTGCCACGATCACAAGTTCGACCCGATTTCGGTGAAGGACTACTATGGTTTGTTCTCCTTGTTTCAGAATGTCGATGAAGCGGGCCTGTACTCCTTCTTCACTTCATCCGCTCCGACACCGGCGCTCTCCCTGGTAGACAAAGCAGGGAAGAAGCAACTCGGTGAGCTGAAGGCACGTGTGGATGCATTGGAAAAGAAGACGGCGAGTATTCGCGAATCCCGTCGCAATGCCTTTGAAGCTTGGTTAAAAACGGAGGCTGCACAGCATGCGAGCAGTGCGGTTCCGGATGAGCTGGGGCGCTATCGTTTTGAAGTGCTTGCGGAAGGAAACACCCTGGCCAATGATCTGAAAGCGGATCAGCCCGCAAAGCTCAAGGGCGAGAACAAGCTGGCGCCAGGACATGAGGGACAGGCGCTTCTGTTCACGGGTGACGATGCGGTCAATCTGCCCTTTGGCAATTTCAAGCGAGAGGAGCCCTTCAGTGTGTCTCTGTGGATGCAGACACCTGATGAGAAGGACAGAGCTGTGGTGTTTCACCGCTCGCGTGCATGGACAGATGCCGCTAGTCGTGGGTATGAATTGCTCATCGAGGAGGGCAAGCTGAAGTGGTCCCTCATCCACTTCTGGCCGGGCAATGCGATTTCCATACGTGCGAGGGGTGCGCTTCCTGTGAAGCAGTGGGTGCACGTGACCGTGAGTTACGATGGCTCCAGCCGCGCCGATGGATTAAAACTCTATGTGAATGGCAAGCCTGCTGCAGTGGATGTCATTCGAGACGATCTCACCAGGGAAATCACGGGCGGTGGTGGTGACAACATCACGCTGGCAGAACGTTTCCGTGACCGGGGATTCAAGGGCGGGATGGTGGATGACTTCCGGGTGTTCAATCGTGAGGTGGGCGCGAAGGAAGCGGAGCATCTGCATTCAGACAAGGCGGAGGCGTCGCTCACCGATCGGGAATTGCTGCAGGAACGTTACTTCGCCACGGTGGACGAGGAGTGGAAGAAGCATCTCGAAGCGTTGAAGGTCGCGCGTGCGGCCCTATACCAGGCCCAGGATGCTCCAAGGGAAATCATGGTGATGCGTGAGCTGCCGCAGCCGAAGACGGCGTACGTACTTTTCCGTGGCGAGTACAATCAACGCCGCGATGTCGCACCGCCGTCCACGCCCTCTGCGGTGGCGCCCTTCAGCAAGCAGGCGCCGAAGAACCGGCTTGATCTTGCGAAGTGGCTCACGAGTGCGGAGAACCCGCTCTTCGCCCGCGTCATCGTGAATCGCATGTGGCAGGGACTCTTTGGACGCGGACTCGTGAAGACCTCGGAGGACTTCGGCAGTCAGGGAGAGCGTCCGCTTTATCCTGAGCTCCTGGACTGGTTGGCGTGGCGCTTCCGCAACAGCGGCTGGGATGTGAAGGACCTGATGAGGACCGTGGTCATGTCTCGCACGTACCGGCAGGATAGCTTCGGAGGTGTGCAGGTGATGACGGATGACCCGGAGAACACCTGGCTTGCTCGTGGTCCGCGTTTCCGCCTGCCTGCGGAGATGATTCGTGACAACGCGCTCGCCGCTTCCGGTCTGTTAAAACCGAAGGCCGGTGGACCACCGGTGCGACCCTATGAAATGACGGAAGCCTTCAAGCCAACCAAGGCCGATGCGGGTGATGACGCCTATCGCCGCAGCCTCTACACCGCGTGGCGCAGGACGAGTCCGCCGCCGGCCATGGTGGCCTTTGACGCGCCGCGGCGTGCGGTGTGCATTGCGAAGCGCGAGCGTACGGACTCACCGCTGCAAGCATTGATTCTCCTCAATGGCACGCAGTATGTGGAGGCAGCCCGGGTGCTCGGGGAAAAGCTTCATCGCGACGCGAAGGGCGGGGTGAAGCAGATGATCACTCAGGGATTCCTGGCATGTTTGAGCCGGGAACCGGATGCGAAGGAACTGGACATCCTCCAGCAACTCCACGCGGAGCAGCTCGCGCATTTCCGGCAGCATCCCACCGAAGCGGATGCGTTGCTGAAGCAGGGCAATGCGAAGCGTGATGAGGCCATTCCCGCGCCCGAAGCTGCAGCCGCCACGGTGCTGGCCCAGACGCTGATGAACCATGATGCCTGCGTGGTGAAACGATGA